A window of the Phaseolus vulgaris cultivar G19833 chromosome 5, P. vulgaris v2.0, whole genome shotgun sequence genome harbors these coding sequences:
- the LOC137836058 gene encoding uncharacterized protein yields MDREWGSKPGSGGAATAQNEAIDRRERLRRLALETIDLAKDPYFMRNHLGSYECKLCLTLHNNEGNYLAHTQGKRHQTNLAKRAAREAKDAPAQPQPHKRKVTLRKTVKIGRPGYRVTKQYDPETKQRSLLFQIEYPEIEDLAKPRHRFMSSYEQRVQPFDKRYQYLLFAAEPYEIVAFKVPSTEIDKSTPKFFSHWDPDSKMFTLQLYFKTKPPEANKPQPPSTANGTATSGVPPRPLPPPPQAPLPPPPPPPQGLPPGAPMANPPRAPPPPMPGSMPPPPPMAAANGPRPAPSSGMPSVPPPPPIASGASGFNMGTRPPSMPPPQGFPAQPMQSQGVRLPPPPPNMGQ; encoded by the exons ATGGATCGAGAATGGGGATCGAAGCCCGGGAGCGGCGGCGCCGCGACGGCGCAGAACGAAGCCATCGACCGGCGAGAGCGTCTCCGGCGACTGGCTCTGGAGACAATAGACCTAGCGAAGGACCCCTATTTCATGCGCAACCACCTCGGGAGCTACGAGTGCAAACTGTGTCTCACTCTCCACAACAACGAGGGCAACTACTTGGCCCACACTCAGGGCAAGCGCCACCAGACCAACTTGGCCAAACGTGCCGCCCGCGAGGCCAAGGACGCCCCCGCGCAGCCTCAACCCCACAAGCGCAAGGTCACCCTTCGCAAAACAG TTAAGATTGGACGCCCTGGGTACCGTGTGACCAAGCAGTATGATCCTGAGACCAAGCAAAGATCTCTCCTGTTTCAG ATTGAATATCCTGAGATTGAAGACCTCGCCAAGCCCAGGCACCGGTTTATGTCCTCCTACGAACAG AGGGTGCAGCCCTTTGATAAAAGATATCAGTACCTTCTGTTTGCGGCTGAACCGTATGAAATAGTTGCATTCAAG GTGCCCAGCACGGAGATTGATAAGTCCACTCCAAAGTTTTTCTCGCACTGGGATCCGGACTCAAAGATGTTCACG TTGCAATTGTATTTTAAAACCAAGCCCCCGGAGGCAAACAAACCACAGCCTCCCTCTACAGCCAATGGCACAGCAACATCTGGTGTTCCACCAAGGCCTTTGCCCCCACCACCTCAAGCTCCACTACCACCACCTCCACCTCCCCCACAAGGGCTACCTCCTGGTGCACCTATGGCAAATCCTCCTAGAGCTCCTCCACCTCCAATGCCAGGATCTATGCCACCTCCTCCTCCTATGGCAGCAGCTAACGGTCCTAGGCCTGCACCTTCCAGTGGAATGCCATCTGTCCCACCCCCACCCCCTATTGCAAGTGGAGCATCGGGTTTCAACATGGGTACTAGACCTCCATCAATGCCTCCTCCACAAGGTTTTCCTGCCCAACCAATGCAGAGTCAGGGTGTCCGTCTTCCTCCGCCACCCCCTAACATGGGACAGTAg